In Meleagris gallopavo isolate NT-WF06-2002-E0010 breed Aviagen turkey brand Nicholas breeding stock chromosome 2, Turkey_5.1, whole genome shotgun sequence, the following are encoded in one genomic region:
- the NTPCR gene encoding cancer-related nucleoside-triphosphatase isoform X2, with product MSRHVFLTGPPGIGKTTLIQKVTQALKSSDVPIDGFYTEEVKEGGRRRGFDVVTLSGKRGPLSRVSSDSSASRRECRVGQYVVDVASFEQLVLPVLRNVNQGSDAEKKICVIDEIGKMELFSQAFIQAVRQMLAGSGTVVLGTIPIPKGKPLDLVEEIRSRRDVEVFTISKENRNSILQDILAAVESCRQ from the exons ATGTCCAGGCACGTTTTCCTGACGGGACCCCCAG GGATTGGAAAGACTACTTTGATCCAGAAAGTCACTCAAGCACTAAAATCCTCAGACGTTCCCATTGATGGATTTTACACAGAGGAAGTTAAAGAAGGTGGCAGAAGAAGAGGATTTGATGTTGTCACTTTATCTGGAAAACGAGGTCCTTTATCTAGAGTTAG TTCTGATTCTTCTGCTTCAAGACGTGAATGTCGTGTTGGACAATACGTTGTAGACGTTGCTTCATTTGAACAGTTGGTTCTGCCTGTGCTGAGAAAT GTAAACCAGGGCAGtgatgcagagaaaaagatttgCGTCATAGATGAGATTGGTAAAATGGAACTCTTCAGCCAGGCTTTTATTCAAGCTGTTCGTCAAATGCTGGCTGGCTCTGGGACCGTGGTACTTGGAACTATTCCCATACCTAAGGGAAAGCCACTGGATCTTGTTGAAGAAATAAGAAGTAGGAGAGATGTTGAAGTGTTCACT aTCAGTAAAGAAAACAGGAACAGCATCTTGCAGGACATCTTGGCAGCTGTGGAGTCATGCAGACAATGA
- the NTPCR gene encoding cancer-related nucleoside-triphosphatase isoform X1, which produces MSRHVFLTGPPGIGKTTLIQKVTQALKSSDVPIDGFYTEEVKEGGRRRGFDVVTLSGKRGPLSRVSSDSSASRRECRVGQYVVDVASFEQLVLPVLRNVNQGSDAEKKICVIDEIGKMELFSQAFIQAVRQMLAGSGTVVLGTIPIPKGKPLDLVEEIRSRRDVEVFTLQRNSQKLTTTELPVHWDTCEVSLASISKENRNSILQDILAAVESCRQ; this is translated from the exons ATGTCCAGGCACGTTTTCCTGACGGGACCCCCAG GGATTGGAAAGACTACTTTGATCCAGAAAGTCACTCAAGCACTAAAATCCTCAGACGTTCCCATTGATGGATTTTACACAGAGGAAGTTAAAGAAGGTGGCAGAAGAAGAGGATTTGATGTTGTCACTTTATCTGGAAAACGAGGTCCTTTATCTAGAGTTAG TTCTGATTCTTCTGCTTCAAGACGTGAATGTCGTGTTGGACAATACGTTGTAGACGTTGCTTCATTTGAACAGTTGGTTCTGCCTGTGCTGAGAAAT GTAAACCAGGGCAGtgatgcagagaaaaagatttgCGTCATAGATGAGATTGGTAAAATGGAACTCTTCAGCCAGGCTTTTATTCAAGCTGTTCGTCAAATGCTGGCTGGCTCTGGGACCGTGGTACTTGGAACTATTCCCATACCTAAGGGAAAGCCACTGGATCTTGTTGAAGAAATAAGAAGTAGGAGAGATGTTGAAGTGTTCACT TTACAGAGAAATTCTCAAAAACTTACCACAACAGAACTGCCTGTTCACTGGGATACGTGTGAAGTTTCCTTAGCATCT aTCAGTAAAGAAAACAGGAACAGCATCTTGCAGGACATCTTGGCAGCTGTGGAGTCATGCAGACAATGA